The Perca fluviatilis chromosome 2, GENO_Pfluv_1.0, whole genome shotgun sequence genome includes a region encoding these proteins:
- the si:dkey-243k1.3 gene encoding endonuclease domain-containing 1 protein-like, with protein MQTLVHLCALLSLLFSVHADVVERFEDVPECMRYFYKEKVPEWGASTAGAAHLCQRFINRYHFATLYDTNHRIAVYSAYHFQPSNGGGREKRWFVEPQLVRMSWQAEMKDGYWLEKDHPGVYQGEKQALNEDYTHSGFDRGHLNPNGHHAVPSRNATFTLTNVVPQNPKLNQNAWRIHESQLTDLFRDKCSKAYVLVGAIPSADNWIVKNNVKRVNIPDYLWTAYCCVDNNDRPIQSGAATARNTEDNWVEKLSLDELGEFLQQFSKETVGELFYNNCRA; from the exons ATGCAAACCTTGGTCCATTTGTGCGCTCTTCTCTCGCTTCTCTTCTCTGTCCATGCAGATGTCGTTGAACGTTTTGAG GACGTTCCAGAATGTATGAGGTACTTCTATAAAGAGAAGGTGCCAGAGTGGGGCGCGTCTACAGCCGGTGCTGCCCATCTCTGTCAGCGCTTCATCAACAG GTACCACTTTGCCACACTGTATGACACCAACCATCGTATTGCTGTCTATTCTGCCTATCATTTCCAGCCCAGCAATGGGGGTGGCAGGGAGAAAAGGTGGTTTGTAGAGCCTCAG CTGGTAAGAATGTCTTGGCAAGCAGAGATGAAGGATGGGTACTGGCTGGAGAAAGACCACCCTGGGGTCTACCAAGGAGAGAAACAGGCTCTGAATGAGGACTATACACACTCCGGCTTCGACCGTGGTCACCTCAACCCCAACGGACACCATGCAG TCCCCAGCCGCAATGCCACTTTCACCCTGACAAATGTGGTTCCTCAGAACCCCAAGCTGAACCAGAATGCCTGGAGAATCCACGAGTCCCAGCTCACTGACCTTTTCCGGGACAAGTGCTCTAAGGCCTATGTGCTGGTTGGTGCCATTCCCTCTGCAGACAATTGGATTGTGAAAAACAATGTGAAGCGTGTCAACATCCCAGACTACCTGTGGACTGCCTACTGCTGTGTGGACAACAATGACAGACCCATTCAGAGTGGTGCTGCAACAGCGAGGAACACAGAGGACAACTGGGTGGAGAAGCTCTCTCTGGATGAACTGGGAGAATTCCTCCAGCAGTTCTCCAAAGAGACAGTAGGGGAGCTGTTTTACAACAACTGCAGGGCATAA
- the LOC120575197 gene encoding TRPM8 channel-associated factor homolog, giving the protein MSTKTTQSFPDGAYMSLMRGLRELDLRGPCVPSELVLMDYAFPLAMNSRGQVLMAASLYGRGRIVVLGHEGYLTAFPALVENALTWLRGDGSDNLSVGIHKNIKAVADKISKSSFQAKVVGAFSGNLGLGVYVTDAYSVGAHVKDLVAFLKAGGGVLIAGQAWNWAANHPKENTLLQFEGNKVSGVAGIYFSKRYGKVECLPVCPQIPSSWMALCVGQEFEEDLAFLLQGVSEFDLRDTSASELLVHGPLAFSIGTTEDRGVFLGGSYYGQGRVIVITHEGLLKTKTLASFWKNAINWLDQGRKGVVGVVPELKLPSESGLKYEETEFRKDLSVFVCTVYKDDHMEEIQNFVAEGGGLLIGGHAWHWSYTNVGQNQMIDFSGNKILNKMGLSVLVTINEKGSYKPSQAKKDTNHFRHLLRRFAAHVTQGEEFTKHDGEQLNILTMNFLNMKAYDSYSYTQVLSILTDVLKKSGMPQVSEKNPVKSPKDRLLLSLGAAVYNTCPDPDALLPFLIKDIPSMPVVKNQRIRINTNTAGEMEWISTGLYLSPGMKTEIIIPANIVNKSWMIQIGCQTDILKADELKRAPSVCERFPVTTEKMQVSNLWGGLIYLVAPPNTKVQGAEVIVQMAVLAPYYKSGVTTAADWSMLRTAPSPWAELEFDNVNLTVPSDVVRDLERIDVVAALWNDIMKGIADLAAIPHKFARKERFVADVQISAGFMHSGYPIMIHTESANELVRPGDARTKGLWGEIHELGHNQQRTCWEFRPHTTECTCNLWSVYVHEEVLGLNREKAHPSMTLTERKRRVDEYVKGGKKLSDWTVWVALETYLQLQGKFGWDAFKKVFAAYHKITDYPSDNHGKMNLYAETFSQSVRMNLTGFFKAWGWPIDRATEKKLSNLPLWSDHPMV; this is encoded by the exons ATGTCCACCAAAACCACCCAGTCCTTCCCCGATGGGGCCTACATGTCCCTGATGAGAGGcttgagagagctggacctccGGGGCCCCTGTGTTCCCAGTGAACTGGTGCTAATGGACTATGCCTTTCCTTTAGCAATGAACAGCCGAGGCCAGGTCCTGATGGCAGCCTCTCTGTACGGCCGTGGAAGGATCGTGGTTCTGGGTCATGAGGGCTACCTGACCGCGTTTCCTGCTCTGGTAGAGAACGCTCTGACCTGGCTGAGAGGAGATGGATCTGACAACCTGTCTGTGGGGATCCACAAAAACATCAAGGCAGTTGCTGATAAAATCAGCAAATCCAGCTTCCAAGCCAAAGTTGTGGGGGCCTTCAGTGGCAATCTGGGGTTGGGGGTGTATGTGACAGATGCCTACAGCGTGGGCGCTCACGTGAAGGACCTGGTGGCATTTCTGAAAGCTGGAGGAGGAGTGCTGATAGCGGGGCAGGCGTGGAACTGGGCTGCAAATCACCCTAAGGAGAACACGCTGCTTCAGTTTGAGGGGAATAAGGTTTCTGGTGTGGCAGGGATCTACTTCTCTAAACGTTATGGGAAGGTAGagtgcctgcctgtctgccctCAGATCCCATCTTCATGGATGGCTTTATG TGTTGGTCAGGAGTTTGAGGAGGACTTGGCGTTCTTACTCCAGGGGGTTTCAGAGTTTGACCTCCGTGATACATCTGCTTCTGAGCTTCTGGTCCACGGCCCACTAGCCTTCTCCATTGGTACCACTGAGGATCGAGGGGTGTTCCTGGGAGGATCCTACTATGGGCAGGGACGAGTCATTGTGATTACACATGAAGGACTTCTGAAAACAAAG ACGCTGGCATCGTTTTGGAAGAATGCCATTAATTGGTTGGACCAAGGCCGGAAGGGGGTTGTTGGTGTTGTACCAGAGCTCAAACTTCCCAGCGAGTCAGGGTTAAAGTATGAGGAGACGGAGTTCAGGAAAGACCTGAGTGTATTTGTTTGTACAGTTTACAAGGATGACCATATGGAAGAAATCCAAAACTTTGTCGCAGAGGGAGGAGGTCTGCTGATTGGCGGACACGCATGGCATTGGTCATACACAAATGTTGGGCAAAACCAAATGATAGATTTCTCAG GAAACAAGATCCTGAACAAAATGGGTTTAAGCGTGTTggtgacaataaatgaaaaaggATCCTACAAGCCTAGCCAGGCCAAGAAAGACACCAACCACTTCCGCCATCTTCTACGTCGCTTTGCTGCTCATGTTACCCAGGGCGAAGAATTTACAAAGCATGACGGGGAACAACTAAATATACTGACCATGAACTTCTTGAACATGAAGGCTTATGACAGCTACTCCTACACACAGGTGCTGTCCATCCTCACTGATGTGTTGAAGAAGTCCGGCATGCCACAG GTGAGTGAGAAGAACCCTGTTAAGAGTCCAAAAGACCGCCTACTCCTCAGTTTAGGGGCAGCGGTATATAACACTTGCCCAGATCCTGATGCCCTCCTGCCCTTCCTCATCAAGGATATCCCCTCAATGCCAGTTGTTAAAAACCAAAGGATCAGGATTAATACGAACACAGCAG GAGAGATGGAGTGGATCAGTACAGGTCTGTACCTTTCTCCTGGTATGAAGACCGAGATAATCATACCAGCAAACATCGTCAACAAGAGCTGGATG ATCCAGATAGGTTGTCAAACAGACATACTGAAGGCTGACGAGTTGAAGAGAGCACCAAGTGTTTGTGAGCGATTTCCTGTGACCACAGAGAAGATGCAGGTGTCAAACCTGTGGGGGGGACTCATCTACCTGGTGGCTCCACCCAACACAAAGGTGCAGGGGGCAGAGGTCATAGTGCAGATGGCAGTGCTTGCTCCTTATTACAAGTCTG GTGTGACAACAGCTGCTGATTGGTCGATGCTACGCACAGCTCCCTCACCCTGGGCAGAGTTGGAGTTTGACAACGTCAACCTTACTGTACCATCAGATGTTGTTCGAGACCTGGAGCGCATTGATGTGGTGGCAGCGCTTTGGAATGACATCATGAAGGGCATTGCAGATTTGGCTGCCATACCACACAAATTTGCCCGCAAAGAACGCTTTGTAGCAGATGTGCAGATTTCTGCTG GTTTCATGCATTCAGGCTATCCAATCATGATCCACACAGAATCAGCAAATGAGCTGGTCAGACCAGGTGATGCCAGAACCAAAGGCCTGTGGGGAGAAATTCATGAACTGGGACACAACCAACAAAGAACCTGCTGGGAGTTCCGACCACACACCACAGAGTGTACATGTAACCTGTGGTCAGTGTATGTTCATGAAGAGGTGCTGGGGCTCAACAGGGAAAAG GCTCATCCATCTATGACCTTAACAGAGCGCAAGAGACGTGTAGACGAGTATGTTAAGGGGGGCAAGAAACTCAGCGACTGGACAGTGTGGGTGGCCCTGGAGACATACCTGCAG CTCCAAGGAAAGTTTGGCTGGGATGCCTTTAAAAAGGTGTTTGCTGCCTACCACAAGATTACCGACTATCCCAGTGACAACCACGGAAAGATGAACCTGTATGCTGAGACTTTCTCCCAGTCTGTGAGGATGAACCTGACGGGATTCTTTAAGGCCTGGGGCTGGCCCATAGATAGAGCCACTGAGAAGAAACTCTCCAACCTGCCTCTCTGGAGTGACCACCCGATGGTCTAG